A DNA window from Brenneria izadpanahii contains the following coding sequences:
- a CDS encoding DUF3592 domain-containing protein has product MKKVLMCFLVIGMMILGGSGYLFIKDYKFKQSAVSAKGVIVDLDRSVKKSSSSSESSSYYPIVGFFGPDGKKITFRSDMGSSSYADSYGEVVDVLYDPDNPGNAKINPQSTFLFYFAPFMMAIMGLTFILVGCVPLYLIRRKQAMGETLKRTGNPITAKITEVRQNSMLKVNGVHPYRIVAQFTDSANQTKTFYSTNIFYNPEHDINRDTVTVYVDRNNEKKYYMDISFLPAK; this is encoded by the coding sequence TGTTTTTTGGTGATCGGTATGATGATTTTGGGCGGGAGCGGGTATCTTTTCATCAAGGATTACAAGTTCAAGCAAAGCGCCGTCAGTGCTAAAGGCGTGATCGTCGACCTCGATCGCAGCGTAAAGAAATCCTCATCTTCATCAGAGTCCTCATCTTATTATCCTATCGTCGGTTTCTTTGGCCCCGATGGAAAAAAGATAACCTTTCGTTCCGACATGGGCAGCAGCAGCTATGCCGACAGTTACGGTGAAGTAGTTGACGTACTGTACGATCCGGACAACCCCGGTAACGCAAAAATTAATCCTCAGTCGACTTTCCTGTTTTATTTCGCCCCCTTTATGATGGCTATCATGGGGCTGACCTTTATACTTGTCGGGTGCGTGCCGCTTTATCTGATCCGCAGAAAGCAAGCCATGGGCGAAACGCTCAAGCGCACCGGCAACCCCATAACAGCGAAAATAACCGAAGTACGGCAAAATAGCATGCTGAAAGTGAACGGCGTCCACCCATACCGGATCGTCGCCCAATTTACCGACAGCGCCAATCAAACGAAAACCTTTTACAGCACCAATATCTTTTACAACCCGGAGCACGATATTAACCGCGATACCGTGACCGTTTACGTTGACAGAAACAACGAAAAAAAATACTACATGGATATTTCTTTTCTGCCGGCCAAATAA